Genomic segment of Corynebacterium urealyticum DSM 7109:
TCATCAACACGCTGATCCCGGGCAAGACTGAGTGGGATCGCATGGCGGAGTTCCAGGTCGACTAAAATTATCGTGGCGGCGCGCCGGGAAACCCGGCCCGTCGCCACAGCTATATCTAGCGAAAAAACGATCAACTAAGGGTGGGTATCGTGACGCAGTTTATTTCCACAGTGGTTGAAGGACGGACGGGCATCATCGAGCTCAACCGTCCAAAGGCGCTGAACTCCCTCAATCCGGAGATGATCACGGGGATCCGTGAGGCCGTGGATGCCTGGTTGGACGACGCGGCCGTCGAGCAGGTCCTCATCCGTTCCAGCAGCGAGCGGGCGTTCTGCGCCGGGGGCGATGTCCGATCCGTGGCCGAGGAGGACGCCGCCGGCTTCCACCAGTCCGGGGACGAGTTCTTTACGGAGGAGTACGGGCTGAACCGCCGCCTGGCTACCTACCCAAAGCCTATCGTCGCCGTCTGGCAGGGCGTGGTGATGGGTGGCGGCTTCGGGATCTCCGCCCACGGCTCCCATCGCGTCGTCGGACCCAAGGTGATGGCTGCGATGCCGGAGGCGGCGATCGCTTTCGTTCCGGACGTCGGCATGACCCACCGCCTGAACAATCTCACGCCCCCGGAGGGGTACGCGGAGCAGCTCCCGGAGGCGGGGGCGTTGGCTGTGTTCCTCGGCACCACCGGCTGGCGGATGAATAGCGCCGATCTGCTGGCCACGGGGCTGGCCACGCACTTCGCGCCCGATCCGCAGGCCTTCGGCGACGCGGTGGGGGCGAAGGGCCTGGATCGGGCACTCCGGGAGGATGCTCAGGAACCGGCCACGGCCTTGGCCGGTGGCGCGGTGGGTGAGCCCTCTACTCTCCTCGCGAATGCACAGCTGATCAGCGAGATTTTCGGTGGGGAGACCTGGCTGGAGATCGACAAGGCGCTAGCTGCGGCCAGCGCCCCAGATGAGGCGGGGGAGAAGTTCCTCGAAGACGTGCGCGCGGCGGTGAAGAAAGCGAACCCGACCAGCTTGGTGGCGATCACGGAGATCATGCGGCATGCCCGCCACACAGACCTGGCCACCGCGTTGCGCAACGAGTTCGCGGTTGGGGCTGCCCTGCGCCGCGACCCCAATTTCCCGGAGGGCATTCGGGCGGTGCTGGTGGATAAGGACCAGTCGCCTCACTTCGAGCCGGCGGATGCCGGCGAAGTGGACCCAGCCGTGTGGCGAGAGATGCTGGAGTCCTAACCCGGCTTAGTTAGCGCCGAAACCGCGCTCGAGGCGGTTGAAGCCGGTGTTGAGGATGTCCTCGAGCGCCTCTTCGCCGGCGTAGCCCGGGTTGTTGGCGATCTCGGTGGCGGCATTGACCATCGCGGTCACCGCGTTGATGAGCAGGTGGATCTCGACGAGGCTGAGCGAGCCATCGCAGTAGCGGTGCACCGCGTGGGTCAGGCTGCCGAAAAGCTCGAGCAGCACGCCCGTGCCCTCGCGGTCCATCTGCACCGTCATGTGCTCGCCAAGGGAGGACGCGAGGTTGATCGCGGGTAGCGGGTTCTCCCCCGAGGTCATAATCTCGTGAGTGATCTGGCGTAGCAGCTGTACCGGGGTCAGTCCCGGCTCGGTCCGATCGATCCACCCGGCGATCTGGTGCACGTAGGTCTCGATGAAGTACAAGAACGCCGCGTCACGGTTGGGGAAGTAGTTGTGGAAGGTGCGGGAGGACACCCGG
This window contains:
- a CDS encoding TetR/AcrR family transcriptional regulator, with the protein product MSTVQNSSRTPLGGGSEGQRPLVVDGAAKKLRTLRDRKKADTRDALARAAAELMLEEGSDGASIRAITRRARVSSRTFHNYFPNRDAAFLYFIETYVHQIAGWIDRTEPGLTPVQLLRQITHEIMTSGENPLPAINLASSLGEHMTVQMDREGTGVLLELFGSLTHAVHRYCDGSLSLVEIHLLINAVTAMVNAATEIANNPGYAGEEALEDILNTGFNRLERGFGAN
- a CDS encoding enoyl-CoA hydratase/isomerase family protein, giving the protein MTQFISTVVEGRTGIIELNRPKALNSLNPEMITGIREAVDAWLDDAAVEQVLIRSSSERAFCAGGDVRSVAEEDAAGFHQSGDEFFTEEYGLNRRLATYPKPIVAVWQGVVMGGGFGISAHGSHRVVGPKVMAAMPEAAIAFVPDVGMTHRLNNLTPPEGYAEQLPEAGALAVFLGTTGWRMNSADLLATGLATHFAPDPQAFGDAVGAKGLDRALREDAQEPATALAGGAVGEPSTLLANAQLISEIFGGETWLEIDKALAAASAPDEAGEKFLEDVRAAVKKANPTSLVAITEIMRHARHTDLATALRNEFAVGAALRRDPNFPEGIRAVLVDKDQSPHFEPADAGEVDPAVWREMLES